Proteins co-encoded in one Chloroflexota bacterium genomic window:
- a CDS encoding toxin: MLDFEEVINADFECSEEKNDWLKRTRRLSFEGAVRHIRQREILDADDHPNQERYPGQVMIVVNIENYAHLVPAVKTGSGYFLKTVIPSRKATRDYLR, from the coding sequence ATGCTAGACTTTGAAGAGGTCATCAACGCGGATTTCGAGTGCAGCGAAGAGAAGAACGATTGGCTGAAGCGCACGCGCAGGCTTTCGTTTGAGGGTGCGGTGCGCCATATCCGGCAGCGTGAGATTCTGGATGCCGACGACCATCCGAATCAAGAGCGGTATCCCGGGCAAGTCATGATAGTAGTGAATATCGAGAATTACGCTCATTTGGTTCCGGCGGTAAAGACAGGCTCAGGCTACTTTCTGAAAACAGTTATTCCCAGTCGAAAGGCTACACGCGACTACCTCAGGTAG
- a CDS encoding aldo/keto reductase gives MKYRTLGKTGLKVSLASFGTGGPSQFGQRKGLEQRQQTALVRRCLELVVNLFDTHEGYGESEIILGEALQGVPRDSYHLVTKWSYHSGGGVGRDAAAFAESVERSLTRLNTDYVDVMMIHGILAAEYDSVMERFAQTLERLCEQGKVRFKGFSTRYIVDPAQEVLPVAMRTDPYFWDVVMLKYGILNQIAAKEALPLAMEHDIGVLNMASVRIKLPVPALLEQLIAEWKIVGYIAHDSVPASDPLGWLVRGDVDSVVSAAYKFAAEHPAIASVITGTSSMAHLDANIAALQEPRLPKEDSTRLKTLFGDIAEYA, from the coding sequence ATGAAGTACCGAACATTAGGCAAGACTGGGTTGAAAGTGTCGTTGGCGAGCTTTGGCACGGGCGGGCCAAGCCAGTTTGGGCAGCGTAAGGGCTTGGAGCAGCGGCAGCAGACCGCGCTTGTGCGACGCTGCCTTGAACTTGTCGTCAATCTGTTCGACACGCACGAGGGCTATGGCGAAAGCGAGATTATTCTCGGCGAGGCGCTGCAAGGCGTGCCACGCGACTCGTATCATCTCGTTACGAAGTGGTCGTACCACAGCGGTGGAGGCGTGGGCAGGGATGCCGCCGCGTTCGCCGAATCGGTCGAGCGCAGCCTGACACGGCTCAACACCGATTATGTGGATGTGATGATGATTCACGGCATACTCGCCGCCGAGTACGACAGCGTGATGGAGCGGTTCGCGCAAACTCTGGAACGCCTTTGCGAGCAAGGCAAGGTGCGCTTCAAGGGATTCAGCACGCGTTACATCGTCGATCCGGCGCAGGAAGTCCTGCCCGTGGCAATGCGGACCGATCCTTACTTCTGGGATGTTGTGATGCTCAAGTACGGCATCCTGAACCAGATTGCCGCGAAGGAAGCACTGCCCTTGGCGATGGAACATGACATTGGCGTGCTAAACATGGCGTCCGTGCGCATCAAACTGCCCGTGCCCGCGCTGCTTGAGCAGCTAATTGCAGAGTGGAAGATTGTGGGATACATCGCGCATGACAGCGTGCCCGCGAGCGACCCGCTAGGCTGGCTGGTTCGCGGCGATGTCGATTCCGTGGTCAGCGCCGCGTACAAGTTCGCCGCAGAGCATCCGGCGATCGCCAGCGTAATCACCGGCACATCCAGCATGGCGCACTTGGACGCGAACATCGCGGCGCTACAAGAGCCGCGCCTGCCTAAAGAAGACAGTACGCGGCTCAAAACCCTGTTCGGCGACATTGCGGAGTATGCTTAG